The nucleotide window CGAGACTGTGCGTCGCACCAACCTGGAAGCAGCTCAAGAAATCCCACGTCAATTGCGCTTGCGCAATATCGGCGGCATGGTGATTGTGGACTTTATCGATATGGATAGCCGCAAAGACCAGCAACAAGTCCTGGAAGCGTTTCAACGTGCCCTTGAAGACGACCGCGCTAAGCCACAAATCGGTCAGCTCTCAGATCTAGGTCTTGTTGAATTGACCAGACGTCGTCAGGGTCAAAGTTTGCGTGAACTCTTCACCCATACATGCAACAGCTGCCATGGTCACGGTGTCACTCCAGTATTGGAGCTTGGACCTGTTGATGACCGTCGCATCATTGCCTTTAAGAGTAAGGAAGAAGAATCACTCAACCGCAGAAGTAAAGGCAGAAATCGCCCACAGCCGCTGCGTTCAGCTTCGGTCTCCAGCGGTCGCATCGTGCCTTCGCAAATTGATGACCACGACTCCCACCGTGGTGGCAGCTCACGTATTGATGAGCATGACCACGACCATGAAATTGATCATGATTTGCATGACCATGGTGATCACCAATCAGATTTAGATATGGACGATGTGCCAGAAGAAATCCTGGCCATGATGCCTGAAGATCTGCTCGATGCTAGAGCCCAAGGTAAGCCTGCCATGAAGCAAGTTAACTTTGACGATGAAGATGACACTAATGGTGGTGGCGAACTCGAGGTTGAAATAAAGACCGAAAATTTTCAACCGAAGTCGGCGCTCTTTGAAGACACAGTAGTGGAATACGAAGAAGAACCGACTCAGGATATGGCTTCTGATCTTGCTCAGAGCGTCTCTGCTGTAGAGAGCGTTTATCAAGAGTTGGATATGTCGTTAGGCTCAATGCCTCCAGTTGAAGAACTGACAATCGAAGATCTCGTGGACGAAGCCAATGCCCCTGAGATGGAAGAAGCACCAGCGCCTGTTGGTACTCCTTTTGTAGAGCATGAGATTGAAAGTCCTTATGCTGCCGAAGTAGATCCTGTTACTGGTATCTATCGCATCAAACCCAAAGCTCAAGAAGAAGAGAAGTTTGAAGCGCCTGCTACCAATGACTATGGTCAGATGAAGTTTGTGGATGTATATCAAGCAAACAACAGTGGCTATAGCCAGGCTCAGGAAGACAGCGTCAGCCAACTCACCATCCCCACCTTTGCTTCAAATAGCGAAGAGTCCGATGGTAATGAAGAAGACAGCAATAGCTAAGTTACTGCCGTAATTACAAAAGAAGCACCTGGTAACAGGTGCTTCTTTTTTTTAGGGTGGTGTAGAGCTTGTCTTGAGTATCTGTTTAGTGCTTTTGTTTTACGCGCTAGCCTAACGCTTTTGTTTAGCCATCGATAAACTGTAGCCAAATCTGCTGCCGCTAGCTACAAATTCTTGAGGCAATTTGCTGGCATCTACGCGGGTATCGGGATCGCCTCTGAACAGTTTGAAAATGTCTTCTGGATCTTTGGTATAAATCTGGTCCTCAACAAAA belongs to Candidatus Obscuribacter sp. and includes:
- a CDS encoding Rne/Rng family ribonuclease, which encodes MRKSIVISEQDNIAALLENDRVVEFFVNRGELLLGDIYTASVENILPGIDAAFVNLGKDKMGFLHANDVPGQGPLKERLVPKQKLLVQITKEPTGHKGPRVSTAISLPGRFLVLVPEERGVSISRRISEARERARLKSVVNLMKPPGVGIIIRTEAKGQGDQELFEDFEQLWDRWQTIVSEAEASIGPTLIYRDQDLLFRVIRDAYSHEVTEIIADSPEGQRRAQEYLAGWAHKQTKVIFHTADESLLLSKGIDKEIEAALSNRAELPSGGHLVIQPTEALTVIDVNSGRFTSSRTQAETVRRTNLEAAQEIPRQLRLRNIGGMVIVDFIDMDSRKDQQQVLEAFQRALEDDRAKPQIGQLSDLGLVELTRRRQGQSLRELFTHTCNSCHGHGVTPVLELGPVDDRRIIAFKSKEEESLNRRSKGRNRPQPLRSASVSSGRIVPSQIDDHDSHRGGSSRIDEHDHDHEIDHDLHDHGDHQSDLDMDDVPEEILAMMPEDLLDARAQGKPAMKQVNFDDEDDTNGGGELEVEIKTENFQPKSALFEDTVVEYEEEPTQDMASDLAQSVSAVESVYQELDMSLGSMPPVEELTIEDLVDEANAPEMEEAPAPVGTPFVEHEIESPYAAEVDPVTGIYRIKPKAQEEEKFEAPATNDYGQMKFVDVYQANNSGYSQAQEDSVSQLTIPTFASNSEESDGNEEDSNS